The following proteins come from a genomic window of Leguminivora glycinivorella isolate SPB_JAAS2020 chromosome 6, LegGlyc_1.1, whole genome shotgun sequence:
- the LOC125227372 gene encoding uncharacterized protein LOC125227372 has product MRVPEVRKCCLCIPLRPGIILCGYVNIAFSLLALSCLVITVELKKQSVTHDASIEAITSTVLFCILGMSVLLNVMLLVAGFQKDIPMLRLYNYFALGTTFAMLTSALVLLFRLQYVEWWAAFGAIAMQCYVIVLVRSEVIRLEMKLCNRQTAQANTDQSDHVIDVPDTDTLV; this is encoded by the exons ATGCGTGTGCCCGAAGTGAGGAAATGTTGCCTCTGCATCCCTTTACGACCAGGGATAATATTGTGCGGGTACGTCAATATT GCGTTTTCCCTACTCGCACTGTCATGTCTCGTGATCACTGTGGAGCTGAAGAAGCAGTCGGTGACACACGACGCGTCCATAGAGGCGATCACGTCCACGGTGCTCTTCTGCATTCTGGGCATGAGCGTGCTGTTGAATGTCATGCTGCTTGTGGCTGGTTTTCAG AAAGACATCCCGATGCTCCGGTTGTACAACTACTTCGCGCTGGGGACCACATTCGCCATGCTGACGTCCGCACTGGTGCTGCTTTTCAGGCTGCAGTACGTTGAGTGGTGGGCAGCTTTCGGCGCTATAG CAATGCAATGCTACGTCATAGTGCTGGTGAGGAGTGAGGTGATCCGGCTAGAGATGAAACTGTGCAACCGACAAACAGCTCAGGCGAACACCGACCAATCCGACCATGTCATCGATGTTCCTGACACTGACACTTTAGTGTAG